One window of Triplophysa rosa linkage group LG10, Trosa_1v2, whole genome shotgun sequence genomic DNA carries:
- the atg14 gene encoding beclin 1-associated autophagy-related key regulator has translation MASPVAAESRAVGPGEEQPESASEARAPVQPQPPQQHIQTACAGASAAVMVEALDDAEGLFVAVERCPLCNTARRRLTCARCIQAGDFVYFDGRNQERYTEKLERLQKLKTEKENLQHRVIKAMDKKVEADQMRWKIMSCKMKIQQMKEAFCTGNEEVKSGRELLLRSQEEGQRLQRRASRHQEKRDKIKRHNQKLGELLEKRSKELQGRLEALAEVRREHILELTTHIFRIQEEKQGSRDPVDPAVAEYDLALTSSTVTELAEARRTTYHSGRWIWDDQNGETSISITGPHVTLPSNGDCSAYYNWVEEKSGNQGPELDHMNPAHTISAALCYATQLVNILSHILDVNLPKKLCNSEFCGDNLTRYRFTRAINKLNTNILHLCFSQNVDSELLHPHHTLRNIMFLVSPENKNLGRTGPFEVSADLEESMEFVEPEVAGPAEESGDEAVTDEETDLGTDWETVPSPRFCDIPSQPMDLSQSGMQASQPVGNAGGMISSAAASVTSWFRTYTGQR, from the exons ATGGCTAGTCCCGTAGCAGCCGAATCCCGGGCTGTTGGGCCTGGTGAAGAACAACCAGAGTCTGCATCAGAGGCCCGGGCACCTGTGCAGCCTCAGCCGCCTCAGCAGCACATTCAGACGGCGTGTGCGGGCGCGTCTGCCGCGGTCATGGTGGAGGCGCTGGATGATGCCGAAGGGCTGTTTGTAGCCGTTGAGAGATGTCCGCTCTGTAACACAGCCCGACGCAGACTTACCTGTGCCCGATGCATACAGGCCGGAGATTTCGTGTACTTTGACGGAAGAAATCAGGAGAG GTACACCGAAAAACTTGAAAGACTGCAGAAGCTGAAAACTGAAAAAGAGAATCTACAACACAG AGTCATCAAAGCCATGGACAAGAAAGTTGAGGCTGATCAGATG AGGTGGAAAATCATGTCATGTAAGATGAAAATCCAGCAAATGAAAGAGGCTTTCTGCACTGGCAATGAAGAAGTGAAGAGTG GCAGGGAGCTGTTGTTGCGTTCTCAAGAGGAAGGTCAGAGACTGCAGCGTAGGGCCAGTCGGCACCAGGAGAAAAGGGATAAGATTAAGCGCCATAACCAAAAGCTTGGTGAGCTTCTGGAAAAGAGATCCAAAGAGCTGCAGGGAAGACTGGAGGCCCTGGCCGAGGTGCGGAGAGAGCACATCCTGGAGCTCACCACACACATCTTTCGCATACAGGAGGAGAAGCAGGGCAGCAG GGATCCAGTGGATCCAGCTGTGGCAGAGTACGACCTTGCTCTGACCTCCAGCACCGTTACTGAACTCGCAGAGGCCAGACGAACCACATACCACTCGGGACGCTGGATCTGGGATGATCAAAACGGAGAGACGAGCATTAGCATCACTGGGCCACACGTCACACTGCCCAGCAATGGAGACTGCTCAGCCTACTACAACTGGGTGGAAGAGAAGAGCGGAAACCAGGGGCCAG AACTGGATCACATGAACCCAGCCCACACCATCAGTGCTGCCCTCTGCTATGCTACACAACTCGTCAACATCCTATCTCATATTCTGGATGTCAACCTTCCGAAAAAGTTGTGCAACAG CGAGTTCTGTGGTGATAATCTGACCAGATACCGATTCACCCGCGCCATAAACAAACTCAACACCAACATCCTGCACCTCTGCTTCTCACAG AATGTTGACAGCGAGCTGCTTCATCCTCACCACACTTTGAGGAACATCATGTTTTTAGTGTCGCCGGAAAACAAGAACCTCGGCAG AACTGGGCCTTTTGAAGTGAGTGCAGACTTGGAAGAATCAATGGAGTTTGTGGAACCAGAAGTAGCCGGACCTGCTGAGGAGAGCGGCGATGAGGCTGTGACGGATGAAGAAACAGACTTGGGCACGGACTGGGAGACTGTACCCAGTCCCCGCTTCTGTGACATCCCATCTCAGCCTATGGATCTTTCCCAAAGCGGCATGCAGGCGTCTCAGCCAGTGGGCAACGCTGGGGGAATGATCTCATCTGCGGCCGCTTCCGTCACGTCTTGGTTCCGTACCTACACTGGTCAGCGCTGA
- the tbpl2 gene encoding TATA box-binding protein-like 2, which produces MDEEAALEDFFDQTIGSSDYIFEGDLSLQGPASQLPDSSYLSSINSQEKDLTEDLDLSFLPDELSVQDEPSRAEDLSRNEDSGVFCPPTESTEADTDSSNAVQNTSQFCTLPMTPMTPMTPMTPVAESSGIIPQLQNIVSTVNLACPLDLKSIALQARNAEYNPKRFAAVIMRIREPRTTALIFSSGKMVCTGAKSEEQSRLAARKYARVVQKLGFPAKFLDFKIQNMVGSCDVCFPIRLEGLVLTHQQFSSYEPELFPGLIYRMVKPRIVLLIFVSGKVVLTGAKERSEIYEAFENIYPILKGFRKQ; this is translated from the exons ATGGATGAGGAGGCAGCCCTCGAAGATTTCTTTGATCAAACTATT GGTTCATCTGATTACATCTTTGAGGGGGATCTAAGTCTACAGGGTCCAGCTTCACAGCTCCCGGATTCCTCTTACCTCTCCTCTATAAACTCTCAGGAGAAGGATCTCACTGAAGACTTGGATCTGAGTTTTTTACCTGATGAGTTGAGCGTTCAAGATGAGCCGTCGCGGGCCGAAGACCTCAGCAGGAATGAAGACAGTGGTGTTTTCTGTCCGCCGACCGAATCCACAGAGGCGGATACTGACAGCAGCAATGCTGTCCAAAACACATCTCAGTTCTGCACTCTCCCAATGACTCCCATGACCCCTATGACCCCCATGACCCCAGTGGCGGAAAGTTCAGGCATCATCCCACAATTACA GAATATTGTGTCAACCGTGAACCTTGCTTGTCCTCTGGACCTGAAATCCATTGCACTTCAGGCGCGTAACGCTGAATACAATCCAAAG CGTTTTGCTGCAGTTATAATGAGGATTCGGGAACCGAGAACCACTGCTCTCATTTTCAGCTCTGGAAAAATGGTCTGCACCGGGGCCAAGAg TGAAGAGCAATCTCGCCTCGCTGCACGGAAATACGCTCGGGTCGTACAGAAGCTAGGCTTTCCTGCCAAATTCCTGGACTTCAAAATCCAAAACATGGTTGGAAGTTGCGACGTCTGCTTTCCTATACGCTTGGAGGGCCTGGTCCTCACTCACCAGCAGTTCAGCAG CTATGAGCCAGAGTTGTTTCCTGGTTTGATATATCGCATGGTGAAGCCGCGTATTGTTTTGCTGATTTTTGTGTCTGGAAAGGTCGTGCTCACAG GTGCGAAGGAGAGATCAGAGATCTATGAAGCTTTTGAAAATATCTACCCCATCCTGAAAGGATTCAGGAAACAGTAG